The following are from one region of the Falco biarmicus isolate bFalBia1 chromosome 1, bFalBia1.pri, whole genome shotgun sequence genome:
- the DNAH17 gene encoding dynein axonemal heavy chain 17 isoform X1, which translates to MEYIREMRETLHGLQTRVQKAKLNMENITQLMEECSATPVFERKGNKEAALLDLDGKANTLTKRCAAIRDAGVKIQDLVEENADLFKAEKSSQKWLDYMGHIDRIILDGLFRLIHKSLQLLLTNMAPDADMAPLFEVCMELCDGRVQYHPSLEMGDDNNFLQLMESLLSDIYASTACIPRLLEGKLSYKTTLEEQTDLSRMREEVVSLTVSAMMEAKEYSASFEELASHLWLEDPKEFLQRFLALGSAPDAEEVELRPEEPPAHGTPSLQLFQQEIDACKALCEEVLGLANMKVFGGWLQSDCRTFKQALLSVVRRRGLVLRQHLTSHVTTSLQELEDFIQEANTSLSKPLEEGDYEGLVEVTGHLMRVKERQAATDSMFEPLKETVALLSTYGEEMPEKIYLQLNVSCWGCRGLSRGSWGRAANIMQYLPQDLPEHWDSTKKLCLRVKQNMAPLQANKVNLICRKCQQFKARQHAFWETFQGEAPFSYTDPDPYKSLNEVNTSIDNWKTTKWKDISVEQMDINCQKFAEDIQSLDKEMRSWDAFIGLDNSVKNMITSLRPINELQNLAIRDRHWQELMQATKVNFTMSKDTTLADLLQLNLHKFEDEVHGIVEKATKELGIEKVLNTLDTTWATMQFKHEPHTRTGIMLLKADEVLIETLEDNQVQLQNLMTSKHLAFFLQEVSGWQQKLSTTDSIISIWSEVQRMWSHLESIFIGSEDIHSHLLEDSKHFHDVDQEFKDLLADAVKTPNVIEATNKPGLYNKLEALQKRLVLCEKALAEYLETKRLAFPRFYFVSSADLLDILSNGNEPVEVSRHLLKLFDSLAKLKFKMSPDKKPLKVGLGLFSRDEEYVPFRADCSLSGQVEVWLSRVLVSMHSTLRHLIPEAMVTYEEKPREQWVFDYPAQVALTCTQIWWTTEVGIAFSRLEEGYENAMRNYNKKQITQLNALISLLTGNLTARDRMKIMTICTIDIHARDVVAKMNLEKVESAQAFTWQSQLRHCWDEERRHCYINICDAQLQYFYEYLGNTPRLVITPLTDRCYITLMQSLHLFMGGAPIGPTGTGKTETVKDLGRAVGMMVYIFSCSKQMDYKSCGNTYKGLAQTGTWGCFDEFNSISVEVLSVIAVQVKCVQDAIRAKKKTFNFLGETIALIPSAGLFITMNPGYTGWTELPENLKALFRPCAMVVPDFELICEIMLVAEGFIDAKLLARKFITLYKLCKDLLSKQDHYDWGLRAIKSVLVVAGSMKRGDPGLAEDQVLMRALRDINIPKIVTDDLPIFMGLIRDLFPSLDVPRKRDLNFEKIIRQSVLELKLQAEESFVLKVVQLEELLQVRHSVFIVGNAGCGKSQVLRSLNKTYQNMKRKPVTVDLDPKAVTCDELFGFIHPSTRDWKDGLFSSAMRDLANITHKGPKWIILDGDVDPVWIESLNTVMDDNKVLTLASSERIPLNPTMRLLFEISHLRTATPATVSRAGILYVNHTDLGWNPIVTSWIETRTVQSEKTNLMILFDKYLPVCLEKLKSGFKKITPVPEVTVIQTVLYLLECFLTPQTTPPDSPWELYELYFIFACAWAFGGALSQDQLVDYRLEFGKWWVKEFKTIKFPSQGTIFDYYIDPETKKFMPWTEKVPKFELDPEVPLQASMVHTTETIRIRYFMDLLMEKQRPVMLVGNTGTGKSILTWDKLEALHADEYLVQSVPFNFYTTSAMLQGKAGSSQQLALCQAVPHSPMVLPGGPPAPLASAAFEKSLEKKSGRNYGPPGTRRLIYFIDDMNMPEVDKYGTVAPHTLIRQHMDRGHWYDRNKLTLKDIHNCQYVACMNPTAGSFTIDSRLQRHFCVFAMSFPGQEALLTVYGTILAQHLALQRMPPAVEKLQSQLVAAALALHQKVASTFLPTAFKFHYLFNLRDLSNIFQGLLFSTPECLKSPVDLVHLWLHEAGRVYGDRLVDETDQKDFRKMLADTCKKFFDELSKDLVFTKPNIYWHFTQGMGEPKYLPVPSWLALNKLLEEALDNYNEVNTAMSLVLFEDAVSHVCRISRILESPRGNALLVGVGGSGKQSLARLAAYISNMSVFQITLQKGYGIPDLKLDLASLYIKAAMKNIPIVFLMTDSQVAEESFLVLINDFLASGEVLGLFQDDDLENIISAMKPQVKFLGLQDTRENCWKLFIEKVRRHLKVILCFSPMGSTLRVRARRFPAVVKCTAIDWFHEWPEDALMSVSRRFLEETGDIEPKVKVSISQFMSYVHMSVKEVSKTYLAMEKRYNYTTPKTFLEQIKLYQNLLSKKRSEITMRLERLEKGLMKLQSTALQVPAHSLCITPAATSMQRGEAWPCRAVTVAASSPSRTEPPLQGWAELGRVNPLICSISAPIKVDGLKAKLAVQEAELKQKNEDADKLIHAVGTEMEKVSREKAIADEEELKVQAINMNVAEKQRACELDLAKAEPALVATQEALNTLNKNNLTDLKSFMSPPQLVVNVMAAVMVLMAPEGKIPRDKSWKAAKVMMGKVDTFLVALKKFDKEHIPKACLKAFQPYRSDPSFHPDIIKPKSTAAASLCSWCLNVVNFYEMFCEAEPERRALEEANAELAEAQEKLRCIKNKITDLNTNLAALTAEFEKATAEKIKCQQEADATNRVITLSNRLIRGLASENIRWAESVKTLREQEKTLCGDVLLVSAFVSYVGYFTKKYRAELLEKYWIPFLSRLAVPIPITPGLDPLSLLTDAADVSAWSSQGLPSDRTSTENATILCNTQQCPLLVDAQLQGIKWIKNKYGEELRVIRHGQRSYLDIIEQAVSQGQMLLIEDVGETVEPVLDHLLGRNTTKKGRYIRIGDKEVEYHPRFRLILHTKYSNAHYKPEVQAQCTLINFLVTRERLEDQLLAAVVAKERPDLETLKANLTKSQNKFKIKLKELEDSLLTQLSAATGEFLEDMALLENLETMKCTAMEIEEKVKEAKVTEVQINVTRENYRPVAERASLLYFMLSDLNKINPIYQFSLKAFNRVFEKAIQHTAPNNDIKQRVISLMDEITYSVYTYTAQGLLERDKLIFLAQVAFQVLAIKEEVNPAELDFLLRFPSKAGVTSPVDFLQPQGWGGIKVLSEMEEFKNLDSDIKGSAKRWRKFVESKAPEKEVFPMEWKNKSALQKLCMLRCMRPDRMTYAIRNFVEEKMGSKFVEGRSIELSKVYKESSPSTPLFFILSPGVDPLKEVEALGRKLNFTIDNGKIHNVLLGQSQEPVAEQALEVAAVQGHWVILQNIHLVARWLGTLEKLVEQYSLGSHADYRLFMSAEPALSPEEHIIPQGLLENAIKITNEPPMGMHTNLHKALDLFTQDTLEMCSQEIEFKCILFALCYFHTVVAERRKFGTQGWNRSYPFNNGDLTISINILYNYLEVNSKVQWDDLRYLFGEITYGGHITDDWDHRLCRTYLSEYICAEMLEGEVYLAPGFLIPPSLDYKGYHEYINDNLPPESPCLYGLHPNAEIGFLTVTSDRLFQTLLELQPKELDAGGGSAVSQEEKVKSVLGEIIERLPEPFNMVEIMAKAVNKTPYVVVALQECERMNILIQEIRRSLEELDLGLKGELTITSDMEELANALFYSNVPESWTRYAYPSLLSLGAWFADLLLRIKVSRFLVKVKA; encoded by the exons GCTGACATGGCCCCGTTGTTTGAGGTGTGCATGGAGCTGTGCGATGGCAGAGTGCAGTACCATCCCTCGCTGGAGATGGGAGACGACAACAACTTCTTGCAGCTGATGGAGAGCCTGCTCAGCGATATCTACGCATCCACGGCATGCATTCCTCGGTTGCTGGAGGGAAAGCTGAGCTACAAG ACCACCCTGGAAGAGCAGACGGACCTCAGCAGGATGCGGGAGGAGGTGGTGTCACTGACAGTCAGTGCCATGATGGAAGCCAAGGAGTACAGTGCCAGCTTCGAGGAGCTAGCTAGCCACCTGTGGCTGGAGGACCCCAAGGAGTTCCTGCAGCGCTTCCTTGCCTTGGGCAGTGCCCCTGACGCTGAGGAGGTGGAGCTGCGGCCAGAGGAACCCCCAGCTCATGGCACCCCATCCCTCCAGCTCTTTCAGCAGGAG ATTGACGCCTGCAAGGCGCTGTGCGAGGAGGTGCTGGGGTTAGCGAACATGAAGGTGTTTGGGGGGTGGCTTCAGAGCGACTGCCGCACCTTCAAGCAGGCGCTGCTGAGCGTTGTCAGGAGACGGGGTCTGGTGCTCCGGCAGCACCTCACCAGCCACGTTACCACCAG TCTCCAGGAGCTGGAAGATTTCATCCAAGAGGCAAACACCAGCTTGAGTAAACCTCTGGAGGAGGGAGACTATGAAGGGCTGGTGGAGGTGACGGGACACCTGATGAGGGTCAAGGAGAGGCAGGCAGCGACTGACAGCATGTTTGAGCCCTTGAAGGAGACAGTTGCCCTGCTCAGCACTTATGGAGAGGAGATGCCGGAGAAGATCTACCTACAGCTCAATGTGAgctgctgggggtgcagggggctaAGCAGAGGCTCCTGGGGCCGGGCTGCCAACATCATGCAGTACTTGCCACAGGACCTTCCTGAGCACTGGGACAGCACCAAGAAGCTCTGCCTGCGTGTCAAGCAGAACATGGCGCCCCTGCAAGCCAATAAGGTCAATCTCATCTGCAGGAAGTGCCAGCAGTTCAAG GCCCGGCAGCATGCCTTCTGGGAGACCTTCCAGGGAGAAGCTCCCTTTTCATACACTGACCCAGACCCCTACAAGTCCTTGAATGAG GTTAACACAAGCATTGATAACTGGAAGACCACGAAGTGGAAGGATATCAGCGTTGAGCAGATGGATATCAATTGTCAGAAATTTGCTGAAGACATTCAGAGCTTGGATAAGGAGATGAGAAGCTGGGATGCATTCATAGGGCTGGACAACAGCGTGAAGAACATGATAACATCCCTGCGCCCCATAAATGAGCTGCAGAACCTGGCCATCAGGGACCGGCACTGGCAGGAGCTCATGCAGGCAACCAAG GTGAACTTCACCATGTCCAAGGACACAACCCTCGCAGATCTACTTCAGCTGAACCTGCACAAGTTTGAGGATGAGGTTCATGGCATCGTGGAGAAAGCCACGAAAGAACTGGGGATCGAGAAG GTGCTGAACACCTTGGATACTACCTGGGCAACAATGCAGTTCAAGCATGAGCCCCACACCAGGACTGGCATCATGCTACTCAAGGCAGATGAGGTGCTCATCGAGACGCTAGAGGACAACCAAGTGCAGCTGCAGAACCTGATGACCTCCAAGCACCTCGCCTTTTTCCTTCAGGAGGTGTCGGGCTGGCAGCAGAAGCTGTCAACCACTGACTCCATTATCAGCATCTGGTCTGAGGTGCAAAGGATGTGGAGTCACCTGGAAAGCATCTTCATCGGCTCCGAAGATATCCACAGTCACCTGCTGGAGGACTCGAAGCATTTTCATGATGTCGATCAAGAATTCAAA GACTTATTGGCTGATGCAGTAAAAACTCCCAATGTGATTGAAGCTACAAACAAGCCTGGTCTCTACAACAAGCTAGAAGCGTTGCAGAAAAG aTTGGTGCTCTGTGAGAAGGCTTTGGCTGAATACCTTGAGACCAAAAGACTGGCTTTTCCCAGATTCTACTTTGTTTCCTCTGCAGACCTGCTTGATATTTTATCTAATGGGAATGAGCCAGTTGAG GTGTCCCGTCATCTGCTGAAGCTGTTCGACAGTCTGGCTAAATTGAAGTTCAAGATGAGTCCAGACAAAAAGCCCCTGAAGGTTGGCCTGGGGCTGTTCAGTAGGGATGAGGAGTACGTGCCCTTCAGAGCAGACTGCAGCTTGTCCGGCCAG GTGGAGGTTTGGCTGAGCCGAGTGCTGGTGAGCATGCACTCCACCCTGCGGCACCTGATCCCCGAGGCCATGGTGACCTACGAGGAGAAGCCACGGGAGCAGTGGGTGTTTGACTACCCGGCACAG GTTGCTCTGACATGCACCCAGATCTGGTGGACCACAGAAGTTGGCATTGCCTTTTCAAGGCTGGAGGAAGGCTATGAGAATGCGATGAGGaattacaacaaaaagcag attACTCAGCTAAATGCACTGATTTCACTACTCACTGGAAACCTAACTGCCAGAGACAGGATGAAGATCATGACAATCTGTACCATTGATATCCATGCCAGGGATGTTGTGGCCAAGATGAACCTTGAGAAG GTGGAGAGTGCCCAGGCGTTCACCTGGCAGTCCCAGCTCCGGCACTGCTGGGACGAGGAGAGGAGGCACTGCTACATCAACATCTGTGATGCTCAGCTCCAGTACTTCTACGAGTACCTGGGGAACACCCCCCGGCTGGTCATCACCCCCCTGACAGATCG GTGCTACATTACCCTGATGCAGTCCCTCCACCTCTTCATGGGGGGGGCCCCCATCGGCCCCACAGGCACTGGGAAGACAGAGACCGTCAAGGACCTGGGCCGGGCAGTGGGCATGATGGTCTACATCTTCAGCTGCTCCAAGCAGATGGACTACAAG TCCTGCGGCAATACCTACAAGGGGCTTGCTCAGACCGGCACTTGGGGATGTTTTGATGAGTTCAACAGCATTTCGGTGGAGGTTTTGTCCGTGATTGCTGTGCAG gtGAAATGTGTTCAAGATGCAATTCGTGccaagaagaaaacattcaaTTTCCTTGGAGAGACGATTGCTTTGATTCCATCGGCTGGGCTGTTCATAACCATGAATCCTGGCTACACAGGATGGACAGAACTGCCTGAAAATTTAAAAGCTCTGTTCAG ACCCTGTGCCATGGTGGTCCCCGATTTTGAACTGATCTGTGAAATCATGCTTGTTGCAGAAGGTTTTATTGATGCTAAGCTTCTAGCAAGAAAGTTCATTACTCTGTATAAACTCTGCAAGGATCTACTGTCTAAACAG GACCACTATGACTGGGGTCTGCGAGCTATCAAGTCTGTGCTGGTGGTAGCGGGCTCCATGAAGAGAGGGGACCCTGGCCTTGCCGAGGACCAAGTTCTGATGAGAGCTTTACGAGACATTAACATCCCCAAGATCGTGACAGATGACTTGCCCATCTTCATGGGGCTGATCAGAGACCTGTTCCCATCCCTGGATGTCCCCAGGAAGAGGGACCTCAACTTTGAGAAG ATCATCAGGCAGTCCGTGCTGGAGCtgaagctgcaggcagaggagagctTCGTGCTCAAGGtggtgcagctggaggagctgctgcaagTGAGACACTCTGTCTTCATCGTCGGCAATGCCGGCTGCGGCAAGTCCCAG GTGCTGAGGTCACTCAACAAGACGTACCAAAACATGAAGCGGAAGCCAGTCACCGTGGACCTTGACCCAAAGGCTGTGACCTGCGATGAGCTGTTTGGGTTTATTCATCCATCCACACGAGACTGGAAGGACG gtctgttttcttcagcaatGCGTGACCTGGCCAACATCACACATAAGGGGCCCAAGTGGATCATCCTTGATGGAGATGTTGACCCTGTGTGGATCGAGTCCCTGAACACAGTCATGGATGATAATAAG GTTCTCACCTTGGCCAGCAGCGAGCGCATCCCTCTCAACCCCACCATGCGGCTCCTCTTCGAGATCAGCCACTTGCGGACTGCCACGCCAGCAACTGTGTCCCGGGCAGGAATCCTCTATGTCAACCACACAGACCTGGGCTGGAACCC caTTGTGACCAGCTGGATTGAGACGAGAACAGTGCAGTCTGAGAAGACCAATTTGATGATCCTCTTTGACAAGTACCTGCCAGTGTGCCTAGAGAAGCTCAAGTCTGGATTCAAGAAGATCACCCCTGTCCCTGAGGTGACGGTGATACAAACGGTGCTGTACCTGCTGGAGTGCTTCCTGACGCCACAGACCACCCCGCCAGACTCGCCCTGGGAGCTATACGAGCTCTACTTCATCTTCGCCTGTGCCTGGGCCTTTGGTGGGGCCCTGTCCCAGGATCAG CTCGTGGATTACCGCCTGGAGTTCGGCAAGTGGTGGGTGAAAGAATTTAAAACCATCAAGTTTCCTTCGCAGGGGACTATATTTGATTATTACATTGAtccagaaacaaagaaattcaTGCCCTGGACTGAAAAAGTGCCAAAATTTGAACTCGATCCTGAAGTccctttacag GCCTCCATGGTGCACACAACAGAGACCATCCGCATTCGCTACTTCATGGACCTGCTGATGGAGAAGCAGAGGCCGGTGATGCTGGTGGGGAACACGGGGACGGGAAAATCCATCCTGACATGGGACAAGCTTGAAGCGCTCCATGCAGATGAATACCTTGTGCAGTCTGTGCCCTTCAACTTCTACACCACCTCAGCCATGCTGCAGGGTAAGGCTGGCTCAAGCCAGCAGCTGGCCCTGTGCCAAGCTGTGCCACACAGCCCCATGGTGCTGCCCGGTGGCCCACCAGCTCCTCTTGCTTCAGCTGCCTTTGAGAAGTCCCTGGAGAAGAAGTCAGGAAGGAACTACGGCCCACCGGGGACCAGGAGGCTTATCTACTTCATCGATGACATGAACATGCCAGAGGTAGACAAGTACGGCACCGTGGCACCGCACACACTCATACGGCAGCACATGGACCGTGGACACTG GTACGACAGGAACAAGCTGACCCTGAAGGACATTCACAACTGCCAGTATGTGGCCTGCATGAACCCAACCGCAGGGTCCTTTACCATCGACTCCAGGCTGCAG CGTCACTTCTGTGTCTTCGCCATGAGCTTTCCTGGCCAGGAGGCTCTGCTGACCGTGTATGGCACCATCCTCGCGCAGCACCTGGCCCTGCAGAGGATGCCACCAGCTGTCGAGAAGCTGCAGTCccagctggtggcagcagcgctgg CCCTCCACCAGAAGGTTGCTTCCACCTTCTTGCCAACAGCCTTCAAGTTCCACTACCTCTTCAACCTCCGGGACCTCTCCAACATATTCCAG GGTCTGTTGTTCTCCACACCTGAATGCCTGAAAAGTCCCGTCGACTTGGTGCATCTCTGGCTCCACGAAGCTGGGAGGGTGTATGGAGACAGGCTTGTAGATGAAACGGATCAAAAAGACTTCAGGAAGATGCTGGCAGACACCTGCAAAAAGTTCTTTGAT GAACTCAGCAAAGACCTGGTGTTTACCAAGCCAAACATCTACTGGCACTTCACCCAGGGCATGGGGGAGCCCAAGTACCTGCCAgtgcccagctggctggccCTGAACAAGCTGCTGGAGGAAGCCTTGGACAACTACAATGAGGTGAACACAGCAATGAGCCTG gTGCTCTTTGAAGACGCAGTGTCTCATGTTTGCAGAATTAGTCGGATCTTAGAGTCTCCCCGGGGCAACGCGCtgctggtgggggtgggaggcagcGGGAAGCAGAGTCTGGCACGGCTGGCAGCTTATATCAGCAATATGAGTGTGTTTCAGATTACGCTGCAGAAAGGCTATGGCATCCCGGACCTGAAG CTGGATCTTGCCTCCCTGTACATCAAGGCAGCCATGAAGAACATTCCCATCGTGTTTCTGATGACAGACTCCCAGGTTGCTGAAGAATCATTCCTGGTCCTAATTAATGATTTCTTGGCGTCCGGGGAGGTGCTGGGGCTCTTTCAAGATGATGACCTGGAAAACATCATCAGTGCCATGAAGCCCCAAGTGAAGTTCCTTGGATTGCAAGATACAAGGGAAAACTGCTGGaaattatttatagaaaaagTCAGGCGCCACTTAAAG GTCATACTCTGCTTCTCCCCTATGGGATCAACCCTGCGGGTGCGGGCAAGGAGGTTCCCTGCTGTGGTCAAGTGCACAGCCATCGACTGGTTCCACGAGTGGCCAGAGGATGCGCTCATGTCTGTCAGCAGAAGGTTCCTGGAGGAAACAGGGGACATTGAG CCCAAGGTCAAGGTCTCCATAAGCCAATTCATGTCCTACGTCCACATGAGCGTTAAGGAGGTGTCCAAGACCTACCTGGCCATGGAGAAACGCTATAATTACACCACTCCAAAGACCTTCCTGGAGCAGATAAAGCTCTACCAAAACCTGCTGTCGAAAAAAAGGAGCGAGATCACCATGAGGCTTGAGAGGCTGGAGAAAGGGCTgatgaagctgcagagcacagcattGCAGGTGCCTGCCCATAGCTTATGCATCACACCTGCTGCCACTTCAATGCAGCGGGGTGAGGCATGGCCTTGCAGGGCAGTCACGGTGGCTGCAAGCTCCCCGAGCCGTACTGAGCCACCGCTGCAAGGCTGGGCAGAGCTTGGCAGGGTCAACCCTCTGATCTGCTCCATTTCTGCCCCTATCAAGGTGGATGGCCTGAAAGCCAAGCTGGcagtgcaggaggcagagctgaagcagaagaaCGAGGATGCAGATAAACTGATCCATGCAGTGGGAACTGAGATGGAGAAGGTCAGCAGAGAGAAAGCCATTGCTGATGAGGAGGAGCTGAAGGTCCAGGCCATCAACATG AACGTGGCTGAGAAGCAGCGAGCCTGCGAGCTTGACCTGGCAAAAGCAGAGCCAGCGCTCGTAGCTACCCAGGAGGCCCTCAACACACTTAACAAG AACAACCTGACTGACCTGAAGTCCTTCATGTCCCCGCCTCAACTGGTGGTGAATGTGATGGCAGCTGTGATGGTTCTGATGGCCCCTGAGGGCAAGATACCAAGGGATAagagctggaaggcagcaaaAGTCATGATGGGAAAAGTAGACACTTTCCTGGTTGCCTTGAAAAAGTTTGACAAGGAGCACATCCCCAAGGCTTGTCTCAAGGCATTTCA GCCCTACCGGTCAGACCCCAGTTTTCATCCAGACATCATAAAGCCAAAGTCAACCGCCGCCGCAAGTCTGTGCTCCTGGTGCCTGAACGTTGTTAACTTCTACGAGATGTTCTGCGAGGCGGAACCCGAGAGACGGGCACTGGAAGAGGCCAACGCCGAACTGGCAGAGGCACAAGAAAAGCTCCGTTGCATTAAGAACAAAATCACA GACCTGAACACCAATTTGGCAGCTCTCACTGCAGAATTTGAGAAagctacagctgaaaaaatCAAATGCCAGCAGGAGGCTGATGCAACCAACAGAGTCATCACATTGTCAAACAG GCTTATCAGGGGCCTGGCATCTGAAAACATCCGCTGGGCTGAGTCGGTGAAGACACTCAGAGAGCAGGAGAAGACACTGTGCGGAGATGTGCTGCTGGTCTCCGCCTTTGTTTCTTACGTTGGCTACTTCACCAAGAAGTacagggctgagctgctggagaagtACTGGATCCCCTTCCTCAGCAGGCTGGCG GTGCCCATCCCCATCACCCCAGGGCTGGaccccctcagcctcctcacTGACGCTGCTGACGTGTCTGCCTGGagcagccaggggctgcccagTGACCGCACGTCCACCGAGAATGCCACCATCCTCTGCAACACCCAGCAGTGCCCCCTGCTTGTGGATGCCCAGCTCCAGGGCATCAAGTGGATCAAGAACAAATATGGGGAGGAGCTGCGGGTCATCCGCCATGGCCAGAGGAG CTATCTGGACATCATTGAGCAGGCAGTTTCCCAAGGACAGATGCTGCTGATAGAGGATGTTGGTGAGACGGTGGAGCCAGTGCTGGACCACTTGTTGGGGAGGAACACTACCAAGAAGGGCAG ATACATTAGGATAGGAGATAAAGAAGTGGAATATCACCCACGCTTCCGCCTGATTCTGCACACCAAATATTCCAATGCTCACTACAAGCCAGAGGTGCAGGCACAGTGCACCCTGATCAACTTCTTGGTGACCCGAGAGAGACTGGAGGaccagctcctggctgctgtgGTGGCCAAAGAGCGGCCAGACCTGGAGACCCTGAAG GCAAACCTCACAAAGAGCCAGAACAAGTTCAAGATCaagctgaaggagctggaggacTCCCTGCTCACCCAGCTGTCTGCTGCCACGGGGGAGTTCCTAGAGGACATGGCACTGCTGGAGAACCTGGAAACAATGAAGTGCACAGCCATGGAAATTGAGGAAAAA GTGAAAGAAGCTAAAGTCACCGAAGTGCAAATAAATGTCACTAGAGAAAACTACAGGCCAGTGGCAGAGCGAGCATCCCTGCTGTACTTCATGCTGAGTGACCTCAACAAGATCAACCCCATCTACCAGTTCTCACTCAAG GCATTCAACAGGGTCTTCGAGAAAGCCATTCAGCACACGGCCCCCAACAATGACATCAAGCAAAGGGTGATCAGCTTGATGGATGAGATCACCTACTCAGTCTATACGTATACCGCACAGGGACTCTTGGAGAGAGACAAACTCATTTTCCTGGCCCAGGTTGCCTTCCAG GTCCTGGCAATCAAGGAAGAAGTGAACCCAGCGGAGCTGGACTTTCTTCTGCGCTTCCCATCCAAGGCTGGCGTCACGTCCCCCGTGGACTTCCTGCAGCCCCAAGGTTGGGGTGGCATAAAG GTGCTCTCGGAAATGGAAGAGTTCAAGAACCTGGACAGTGACATCAAAGGCTCAGCAAAGAGATGGAGAAAGTTTGTGGAGTCCAAGGCACCGGAGAAGGAGGTGTTCCCCATGGAGTGGAAGAACAAGTCGGCCCTGCAGAAGCTGTGCATGCTGCGGTGCATGCGGCCGGACAGGATGACCTATGCCATCAG gaaCTTTGTGGAAGAGAAAATGGGGAGCAAGTTTGTAGAAGGAAGAAGCATTGAGCTCTCCAAGGTGTACAAGGAGAGCAGTCCTTCCACGCCCCTGTTCTTCATTCTCTCCCCTGGTGTTGACCCCCTGAAAGAAGTGGAGGCCCTGG gcAGAAAGCTTAACTTCACCATCGACAACGGGAAGATCCACAATGTGttgctggggcagagccaggagccTGTGGCAGAACAGGCACTGGAGGTGGCAGCTGTGCAGGGGCACTGGGTCATCTTGCAG AACATCCACCTCGTGGCCCGGTGGCTGGGCACACTGGAGAAGCTGGTGGAGCAGTACAGCCTGGGCAGCCACGCCGACTACCGGCTGTTCATGAGTGCAGAGCCAGCCCTCAGCCCCGAGGAACACATCATCCCGCAGGGACTGCTGGAAAATGCCATCAAAATCACCAACGAGCCGCCAATGGGCATGCATACCAACCTGCACAAAGCTCTCGACCTCTTCACCCAG GACACGTTAGAGATGTGCAGCCAAGAAATCGAGTTCAAATGCATCTTGTTTGCACTCTGTTACTTCCACACAGTGGTGGCTGAGCGGCGCAAGTTTGGCACTCAGGGCTGGAACCGATCTTATCCCTTTAATAACGGTGACCTGACCATATCAATTAACATCCTGTACAACTATCTGGAGGTGAACTCCAAG GTACAATGGGATGATCTCCGGTACCTCTTTGGTGAAATCACGTATGGAGGGCACATCACAGATGACTGGGACCACCGGCTGTGTCGGACTTACCTGAGCGAATACATCTGTGCGGAGATGCTGGAAGGGGAAGTGTACTTAGCTCCAGGGTTTTTGATCCCTCCCAGTTTGGATTACAAG GGTTACCACGAATACATCAATGACAACCTGCCACCAGAGAGCCCCTGCTTGTACGGCCTTCACCCCAATGCAGAAATCGGCTTCCTGACTGTCACTTCGGACAGGCTTTTTCAGACACTTTTGGAACTGCAACCCAAAGAATTAGATGCTGGAGGAGGCTCAGCTGTCTCCCAAGAGGAAAAG GTGAAGTCAGTTCTAGGCGAGATTATTGAAAGGCTGCCGGAGCCATTCAATATGGTGGAGATCATGGCAAAAGCGGTGAACAAGACTCCATACGTTGTAGTTGCCTTGCAGGAATGTGAAAGAATGAATATCTTGATCCAGGAAATCAGGCGCTCTTTGGAAGAGTTAGATTTAGGACTAAAG ggagaGCTAACAATTACATCGGATATGGAAGAGCTGGCAAACGCTCTCTTCTACAGCAATGTTCCTGAATCCTGGACACGTTATGCCTATCCCTCTCTTCTTAGTTTAGGAGCCTGGTTTGCAGACCTGCTCCTTCGGATTAAGGTGAGCAGATTTCTTGTGAAAGTTAAAGCTTAG